Proteins from a genomic interval of Nitrosomonas sp.:
- a CDS encoding anhydro-N-acetylmuramic acid kinase: protein MSSSYYIGLMSGTSLDGIDAALTDLSRSPVLINTAFTAFDDTRRKDLLALHTPGKNELQRAARLANQLTYSYAEIVNQLLDQVAVLPSEIRAIGCHGQTIRHSPQDGYSIQLVNGSLLAELTGITVISDFRNRDIAAGGQGAPLVPAFHQAVFSHPHIHRLIINIGGIANITSLPPEGEVTGFDCGPGNMLMDAWCHLHTGMTYDHHGNWARSGNLIPHLLEKLLASPYFSLPPPKSTGRELFHLDWLTTHLSSNARPEDVQATLLSFTVETIKRAITSWYPRAGELYLCGGGAHNAALIMMLHEIMPHHKIKLTDELGIPADWVEACAFAWLAQQTINRSPGNLPAVTGAMGTRILGAIHQA, encoded by the coding sequence TTGAGCAGCTCATATTATATTGGACTGATGTCAGGCACCAGTCTTGATGGTATCGATGCTGCTCTAACGGATCTTTCCCGATCACCTGTGCTGATCAACACTGCTTTTACAGCGTTTGACGACACTCGACGGAAAGATCTGCTCGCACTGCATACGCCGGGTAAAAATGAGCTGCAGCGAGCGGCGCGCCTTGCCAATCAGCTAACTTATTCCTACGCGGAAATTGTTAATCAACTACTTGATCAGGTAGCAGTCTTACCTTCTGAGATTCGTGCAATTGGCTGCCATGGTCAAACAATCAGACATAGCCCACAGGATGGATACAGCATTCAACTCGTTAATGGCTCCTTACTGGCGGAATTGACCGGTATCACGGTAATAAGTGATTTCAGAAATCGCGATATCGCTGCCGGGGGACAAGGCGCACCGCTGGTGCCGGCTTTTCATCAAGCAGTGTTCTCTCATCCGCACATTCATCGTCTGATCATCAACATCGGCGGAATCGCCAACATTACCAGCCTGCCACCAGAAGGCGAGGTAACCGGTTTTGATTGCGGACCGGGTAACATGCTAATGGATGCCTGGTGCCACCTGCACACCGGTATGACTTATGACCACCATGGCAACTGGGCACGATCTGGCAACCTTATTCCCCACCTGCTCGAAAAGCTACTGGCGTCACCATATTTCTCCCTCCCCCCACCCAAAAGTACTGGACGCGAGCTATTTCATCTTGATTGGCTCACTACTCACCTCTCCAGCAACGCGCGCCCAGAAGATGTTCAGGCAACCCTGCTCAGTTTTACAGTTGAGACGATAAAACGTGCGATCACGTCATGGTATCCCCGGGCAGGAGAACTTTATCTATGCGGTGGTGGCGCGCATAACGCCGCGCTGATCATGATGCTTCACGAAATCATGCCTCATCACAAAATTAAACTAACTGACGAGCTAGGTATTCCCGCTGACTGGGTGGAAGCCTGTGCTTTTGCCTGGCTTGCCCAGCAAACAATCAACAGATCACCAGGCAACCTGCCCGCTGTTACCGGCGCAATGGGAACCAGAATATTGGGCGCGATTCATCAAGCCTGA
- a CDS encoding polyprenyl synthetase family protein, translated as MSADFTTWMNACLAQVEVCLDKHLATVDCAPARLHEAMRYVVLGGGKRIRPLLSLAAGELSGADQDRAVQAGVAVELIHAYSLVHDDMPCMDDDTLRRGKPTCHIHYDEATALLVGDSLQSLAFQILAQPGLTQNPDKQLEMIEQLAIAAGSRGMAGGQAIDLDSVGKTLSLAELEFMHIHKTGALIRAAVILGACCGDGLNVSQIKQLDHFAKCIGLVFQVVDDILDAEATTDTLGKTAGKDAENNKPTYVSILGVKQARKLAKSIHQDACQTLDKLGADATRLRQVTDFIIEREF; from the coding sequence ATGAGTGCTGATTTTACGACTTGGATGAATGCTTGTCTTGCGCAAGTTGAAGTATGTCTGGATAAACATCTTGCCACAGTAGATTGCGCGCCAGCACGCTTACATGAGGCAATGCGTTACGTCGTACTGGGTGGGGGTAAGCGAATACGTCCTTTGTTGTCACTTGCCGCCGGCGAATTAAGCGGAGCGGATCAAGACCGCGCAGTGCAGGCTGGAGTAGCAGTTGAGCTAATTCACGCATACTCTCTGGTGCATGATGATATGCCCTGCATGGATGATGATACTTTGCGGCGAGGCAAGCCAACTTGCCATATCCATTATGACGAAGCAACCGCACTACTGGTGGGTGATAGCTTGCAAAGTCTGGCTTTTCAGATATTGGCGCAACCTGGTTTGACACAAAATCCAGACAAACAACTGGAAATGATTGAACAGCTTGCGATAGCCGCAGGTTCGCGTGGGATGGCCGGTGGTCAAGCGATCGATCTGGATAGTGTTGGTAAAACATTGAGCCTGGCAGAGCTGGAATTCATGCACATCCATAAAACTGGCGCACTAATTCGAGCTGCAGTCATACTGGGGGCGTGTTGTGGTGATGGGTTAAATGTCTCTCAAATCAAGCAACTCGATCATTTTGCAAAGTGTATTGGTTTGGTATTTCAGGTGGTGGATGATATTCTGGACGCAGAAGCGACGACGGATACGCTGGGAAAAACCGCTGGCAAGGACGCGGAGAACAATAAACCGACGTATGTTAGTATATTGGGTGTCAAACAAGCGCGTAAACTGGCAAAATCAATCCACCAGGACGCCTGCCAAACCCTGGACAAGCTTGGAGCAGATGCTACCCGTCTGCGACAAGTGACCGATTTTATTATCGAGCGTGAATTTTAA
- a CDS encoding peptidoglycan DD-metalloendopeptidase family protein yields the protein MYYQPYLPPKKSSILSQKRTRWLTLLLSMPILGMVTAFGIMPDASFQKASEERVVYPLTLPENLATSDPDMTFWHQESIRRGDTIHAILDRLNISRQDKLDILNTSRTSEALHKLKPGEIVHAETRPDGGLLLLRYFYGNGKQLQIEKVDGVFELNELSSQHDNTTLQISSGVITHSLFAAVSDVGLPSQIASQMIDIFASNIDFHRGLHKGDHFTVIYESHQDESGQTQPGRILAVEFSNKGKPYRAIYFKAEGQGDYYTPSGDNLHKPFLMAPLKFSRISSGYTDNRYHPILKRWRAHKGIDYAAPAGTEIMATADGSVKYKGQQAGYGNLIVLQHAGPYSSAYGHLSSFVSHLKPGQRVKQGDIIGYVGSTGMATGPHLHYELRVNGIQQDPTKIVMPAAPSINKKYRAAFQKQSREMLAILELPHNTEMASLQ from the coding sequence ATGTATTATCAACCTTACCTGCCCCCCAAAAAATCAAGCATATTATCGCAGAAACGTACCCGCTGGCTAACCCTTCTGCTCAGCATGCCAATACTTGGCATGGTCACCGCCTTCGGCATCATGCCGGACGCCTCTTTTCAGAAAGCTTCCGAAGAACGGGTTGTGTACCCCCTGACTTTGCCGGAAAATCTGGCAACTTCTGACCCCGATATGACTTTCTGGCATCAGGAAAGTATTCGTCGTGGCGATACCATCCATGCAATACTTGACCGACTGAATATCAGTCGGCAGGATAAATTGGATATTCTCAATACGTCACGCACCAGTGAAGCGCTGCATAAGCTCAAACCAGGTGAGATCGTACATGCGGAAACCCGTCCAGACGGAGGGTTGCTGTTACTTCGTTATTTTTATGGCAATGGAAAGCAGTTACAAATTGAGAAAGTAGACGGCGTTTTTGAACTCAATGAACTGTCGAGTCAACATGATAATACCACCCTGCAAATTTCATCAGGCGTAATCACCCACTCCCTGTTTGCAGCCGTCAGTGATGTCGGACTTCCAAGTCAGATCGCCTCACAAATGATCGATATTTTTGCCAGCAACATTGATTTTCACCGTGGCCTGCATAAAGGTGATCACTTTACCGTCATCTATGAATCTCACCAGGATGAAAGCGGTCAAACTCAACCGGGACGAATTCTTGCAGTAGAATTCAGCAATAAGGGAAAGCCATACCGAGCCATCTATTTCAAGGCAGAAGGTCAGGGTGACTATTACACCCCTTCAGGTGATAATCTGCACAAACCTTTTTTGATGGCACCACTCAAATTTTCACGAATCAGCTCCGGATATACCGACAATCGTTATCATCCTATTCTCAAACGATGGCGTGCACATAAAGGAATTGACTACGCCGCTCCCGCCGGTACTGAGATCATGGCAACGGCTGATGGATCTGTCAAATATAAGGGTCAGCAAGCTGGATATGGTAACTTGATTGTTTTGCAGCATGCCGGGCCATACAGCTCCGCTTATGGACATTTATCAAGTTTTGTCAGCCATCTGAAGCCAGGCCAACGCGTCAAGCAAGGCGATATCATCGGCTATGTCGGCTCGACTGGCATGGCAACCGGCCCACATCTCCACTATGAACTGCGGGTAAATGGCATACAACAGGATCCGACCAAGATCGTTATGCCTGCTGCTCCTTCCATTAATAAAAAATATCGCGCTGCTTTTCAGAAGCAAAGCAGGGAAATGCTCGCCATACTCGAACTGCCGCACAATACCGAAATGGCCTCTCTGCAATAA
- a CDS encoding tyrosine--tRNA ligase, with protein sequence MSELSAIQAIKRGCQELLIEQELVEKLQKSAPLRIKAGFDPTAPDLHLGHTVLLNKLRLLQDMGHHVLFLIGDFTGMIGDPSGKNTTRPPLTREQVAVNAISYTTQVFKILRQEQTEVVFNSTWMDQFSAADLIKLASTHTVARMLERDDFDKRYRNNQPIAIHEFLYPLIQGYDSVALRADLELGGTDQKFNLLMGRELQKHYGQTPQCILTMPLLEGLDGVQKMSKSLNNYIGVAESPTEMFGKLMSISDTLMWRYLELLSFETLETIQQWRSDVTQGRNPRDIKVQLALEIVTRFHSQVDADKALVDFEARFTRGALPDELPEKMLHITGDAIQIPQLLKLAGLTASTSEALRMIEQGGVRLDGGKISDKTIAIPLNATVTIQIGKRKFAKVTLLPEK encoded by the coding sequence GTGTCTGAATTATCCGCCATACAAGCCATCAAGCGTGGTTGTCAGGAATTGCTGATCGAGCAGGAGCTGGTGGAAAAACTACAGAAATCGGCTCCGCTTCGGATCAAGGCAGGGTTTGATCCTACTGCGCCAGACTTGCATTTGGGACATACAGTTTTATTGAACAAACTGCGATTGTTGCAGGACATGGGACATCACGTTCTGTTTTTGATTGGTGATTTTACCGGCATGATTGGAGATCCCAGCGGCAAAAATACGACGAGACCACCCTTGACCCGTGAGCAGGTTGCCGTCAATGCCATATCGTATACCACGCAAGTTTTTAAAATACTGAGACAAGAGCAAACAGAGGTCGTATTTAACTCAACCTGGATGGATCAATTCAGTGCGGCGGATCTCATCAAGCTTGCTTCTACTCATACCGTAGCGCGTATGCTCGAGCGTGACGATTTTGACAAACGCTATCGTAATAATCAGCCCATTGCCATTCATGAGTTTCTTTATCCCCTGATCCAGGGGTATGATTCTGTTGCGCTCAGAGCTGATCTTGAGCTGGGTGGGACTGATCAGAAATTCAATCTGCTGATGGGGCGTGAGCTGCAAAAACATTATGGACAGACCCCGCAATGTATCCTGACCATGCCATTGCTTGAAGGACTGGATGGTGTGCAGAAAATGTCCAAGTCGCTCAATAATTATATTGGTGTTGCTGAATCACCGACAGAAATGTTTGGTAAGTTGATGTCAATCAGCGATACGCTTATGTGGCGATATCTGGAGCTGTTGTCATTTGAAACGTTGGAGACAATACAGCAATGGCGCAGCGACGTTACCCAGGGGCGTAATCCTCGGGATATCAAAGTGCAGCTTGCACTGGAAATTGTTACGCGTTTTCATAGCCAGGTGGATGCAGATAAGGCATTGGTGGATTTTGAAGCACGCTTTACCAGAGGTGCGCTGCCTGATGAGTTGCCAGAAAAAATGCTGCATATTACTGGAGATGCCATTCAGATTCCGCAACTCCTTAAGCTTGCTGGGTTGACGGCAAGCACCAGCGAGGCCTTGCGTATGATTGAGCAGGGTGGAGTCAGACTGGATGGAGGCAAGATTAGTGATAAAACTATCGCTATCCCGCTCAATGCGACAGTAACCATCCAGATTGGAAAACGGAAATTTGCAAAGGTTACCCTCTTGCCAGAAAAATAG
- a CDS encoding GTP cyclohydrolase I FolE2 has product MNKQIDLPIADVQNSADTRRIAIDRVGIKAIRHPVRVGDKNGGVQHTVAFFNMYVDLPHNFKGTHMSRFVEILNSQEREISVESFESILRAMVARLESTSGRIEMTFPYFVNKAAPVSGVQSLMDYEVMFVGEIDQPDSQYTFTMKLVVPVTSLCPCSKKISDYGAHNQRSHVSIAVKTNSFVWIEDIIRIAEENASCELFGLLKRPDEKYVTEKAYDNPKFVEDLVRDIAEVLNRDNRIDAYVVESENFESIHNHSAYAMIERNKQKSRNPR; this is encoded by the coding sequence ATGAATAAACAGATTGATTTACCCATCGCAGATGTACAAAACTCTGCAGATACGCGGCGCATTGCTATTGACAGAGTGGGCATCAAGGCCATACGTCACCCGGTAAGAGTGGGGGATAAGAATGGTGGTGTGCAGCATACGGTAGCATTTTTTAATATGTATGTTGACTTACCCCATAATTTCAAGGGGACGCATATGTCCCGCTTTGTGGAGATTCTCAATAGCCAGGAACGTGAGATCTCGGTAGAGTCGTTCGAAAGTATCCTGCGAGCCATGGTTGCCAGGCTGGAATCAACTTCCGGGCGTATCGAGATGACGTTCCCCTATTTTGTAAATAAGGCGGCCCCAGTGTCGGGTGTGCAAAGCCTGATGGATTATGAAGTTATGTTTGTTGGGGAAATCGACCAGCCGGATAGTCAATATACCTTTACCATGAAACTGGTTGTACCGGTTACCAGTTTATGCCCATGCTCCAAAAAGATATCGGATTATGGCGCGCATAATCAGCGATCCCATGTCTCGATTGCCGTTAAAACCAATAGTTTTGTCTGGATCGAGGATATTATCCGAATTGCTGAGGAGAACGCTTCTTGTGAACTGTTCGGCCTGCTTAAGCGTCCTGATGAGAAATATGTTACGGAAAAAGCTTACGATAACCCCAAATTTGTAGAAGATCTGGTACGCGATATTGCCGAGGTATTAAATCGAGACAATCGGATAGATGCCTATGTGGTGGAATCAGAAAACTTTGAGTCTATTCATAACCACTCAGCCTACGCGATGATTGAACGTAATAAGCAAAAATCCCGGAATCCACGATAA
- a CDS encoding exodeoxyribonuclease VII small subunit encodes MKKKLTETEVISQSQLQPQDFEHAVAELERIVVAMESEQMNLQESLSNYKRGMELLQYCQKTLENSQQQIKIFEAEMLKNFTVTESNEC; translated from the coding sequence ATGAAAAAAAAACTGACAGAAACTGAGGTAATTTCCCAATCACAACTACAGCCGCAAGACTTTGAACATGCCGTGGCCGAACTGGAGCGTATTGTTGTGGCGATGGAAAGTGAACAGATGAATTTGCAGGAATCACTTTCTAACTACAAGCGTGGGATGGAGTTGTTACAATATTGCCAGAAGACGCTGGAAAACTCACAACAACAAATCAAGATATTCGAAGCAGAGATGCTTAAAAATTTTACGGTTACGGAAAGTAATGAGTGCTGA
- the dxs gene encoding 1-deoxy-D-xylulose-5-phosphate synthase gives MYPLLDRVEIPAQLRALKRSQLPQLATELRQFLVESVASTGGHLSSNLGTVELTIALHYVFNTPYDRLVWDVGHQTYAHKILTGRRAGMERLRMCGGIAGFPRRDESEYDTFGTAHSSTSISAALGMAVGAQISGLKRQSIAVIGDGAMSAGMAFEALNNAGVMDTNLLVILNDNDMSISPPVGALNNYLAKLMSGRFYATARRAGERVLGVVPSMLELAKRAEEHVKGMVTPGTLFEEFGFNYIGPIDGHDLDILYATLNNIKQLEGPQFLHIVTRKGKGYKPAEEDPILYHGVGKFDSTQGIVPKVVAKKLSYTQIFGDWLCDMAARDPRLIGVTPAMREGSGLVRFSSEFPDRYFDVGIAEQHAVTFAAGAACEGLKPVVAIYSTFLQRAYDQLIHDVAIQNLPVVFAIDRAGLVGADGPTHAGSFDLTYLRCIPNMTVMTPADENECRQMLYTAFQLKTPSAVRYPRGTGSGVNVEQEMQAIPIGCGEIRRQGKQIALLAFGSMLSPCLEAAEVLNATVANMRFVKPLDQALIESLAAEHELLVTVEENTVMGGAGSAVLEYLASRGIIVNVIQLGLPDSFIDQGDPEQMLADCGLDKRGIVQAVQQRVTAKTAGG, from the coding sequence ATGTATCCATTACTTGATCGTGTCGAAATACCCGCACAGTTACGTGCCCTGAAACGTAGTCAATTACCGCAGCTTGCCACCGAGCTGCGGCAATTCTTAGTGGAATCTGTTGCCAGTACTGGTGGGCATTTGTCGTCTAATCTTGGTACCGTTGAATTAACAATTGCCCTGCATTATGTATTCAATACGCCCTATGACCGATTAGTCTGGGATGTCGGTCATCAGACCTATGCACACAAAATATTGACTGGCCGTCGTGCCGGAATGGAGCGATTGCGTATGTGCGGTGGAATTGCCGGATTTCCGCGACGTGATGAAAGCGAATACGATACCTTTGGCACGGCGCATTCGAGTACCTCCATTAGTGCCGCATTGGGCATGGCGGTCGGTGCGCAGATCAGCGGTCTGAAGCGTCAGTCTATTGCCGTAATTGGTGATGGGGCAATGAGTGCTGGTATGGCCTTTGAGGCGCTGAATAATGCCGGGGTGATGGACACTAATTTGCTGGTGATTCTGAACGATAACGACATGTCGATTTCGCCACCGGTGGGCGCACTCAACAATTACCTGGCCAAGCTGATGTCTGGTCGATTCTACGCAACTGCGCGACGTGCGGGAGAGCGGGTTCTAGGTGTGGTGCCCTCAATGCTGGAGCTTGCCAAGCGTGCGGAAGAGCATGTCAAAGGAATGGTTACGCCAGGAACACTATTCGAAGAATTTGGTTTCAACTATATCGGCCCAATTGATGGACACGATCTCGATATTCTTTATGCCACTCTGAATAACATCAAACAACTGGAAGGCCCTCAATTTCTTCACATCGTTACGCGCAAAGGTAAAGGATACAAGCCGGCTGAAGAAGATCCAATTTTGTACCATGGTGTAGGGAAATTTGATTCTACGCAGGGTATTGTTCCCAAAGTGGTGGCAAAGAAATTATCGTACACTCAGATTTTTGGTGATTGGCTATGTGATATGGCTGCGCGTGATCCGCGTCTGATTGGTGTTACTCCGGCTATGCGCGAAGGCTCTGGGTTAGTCAGGTTTTCAAGTGAATTTCCAGACCGCTATTTCGATGTTGGCATTGCTGAGCAGCATGCGGTTACTTTTGCCGCAGGTGCTGCCTGTGAGGGATTAAAGCCGGTTGTTGCCATATACTCAACCTTTCTACAGCGTGCCTATGACCAGCTGATTCATGATGTTGCCATTCAGAATCTGCCGGTGGTATTTGCGATCGATCGGGCTGGGCTGGTCGGGGCTGACGGACCCACGCACGCGGGCAGTTTTGATTTAACCTATCTGCGTTGCATTCCGAATATGACAGTCATGACCCCTGCGGATGAAAATGAGTGCCGACAGATGTTGTATACCGCTTTTCAGTTAAAAACTCCAAGCGCTGTGCGTTACCCGCGTGGTACGGGTTCGGGTGTTAACGTCGAGCAGGAAATGCAGGCTATTCCGATTGGATGTGGAGAAATACGCCGCCAAGGTAAGCAAATCGCATTGCTTGCATTTGGCAGCATGTTATCGCCTTGCCTGGAAGCCGCCGAAGTGCTGAATGCGACGGTTGCAAACATGCGTTTTGTTAAACCGCTGGATCAAGCTCTGATCGAATCTCTGGCAGCGGAACACGAGCTGCTGGTAACAGTCGAAGAAAATACTGTTATGGGTGGTGCGGGGAGCGCAGTTCTCGAATATCTTGCAAGTCGAGGTATCATCGTGAACGTGATTCAACTGGGTTTGCCTGATAGTTTTATTGACCAGGGCGATCCGGAACAAATGCTCGCTGATTGTGGGCTGGACAAGCGTGGTATTGTGCAGGCCGTTCAACAAAGGGTGACTGCCAAGACTGCTGGTGGTTAA